In the Paroedura picta isolate Pp20150507F chromosome 15, Ppicta_v3.0, whole genome shotgun sequence genome, one interval contains:
- the CAPZB gene encoding F-actin-capping protein subunit beta isoform X2, which yields MSDQQLDCALDLMRRLPPQQIEKNLSDLIDLVPSLCEDLLSSVDQPLKIARDKVVGKDYLLCDYNRDGDSYRSPWSNKYDPPLEDGAMPSARLRKLEMEANNAFDQYRDLYFEGGVSSVYLWDLDHGFAGVILIKKAGDGSKKIKGCWDSIHVVEVQEKSSGRTAHYKLTSTVMLWLQTNKTGSGTMNLGGSLTRQMEKDETVSDSSPHIANIGRLVEDMENKIRSTLNEIYFGKTKDIVNGLRSVQTFADKSKQEALKNDLVEALKRKQQS from the exons aGTGACCAGCAGCTGGATTGTGCCTTGGATCTGATGAGGCGTCTGCCTCCCCAGCAGATTGAGAAGAACCTCAGCGATCTGATCGATTTG GTCCCGAGCCTCTGTGAAGATCTCCTGTCTTCAGTTGACCAGCCTTTGAAGATTGCCCGTGACAAGGTGGTGGGGAAGGACTACCTGCTGTGTGACTACAACAGAGATGGAGACTCGTACAG ATCACCCTGGAGCAACAAGTATGACCCCCCTCTGGAAGACGGTGCCATGCCATCTGCTCGCCTGCGCAAACTGGAGATGGAGGCAAACAATGCCTTTGACCAGTACAGAGACTT GTATTTTGAAGGAGGTGTTTCCTCCGTCTACCTCTGGGATCTGGATCACGGATTTGCAGGCGTGATTCTCATTAAGAAAGCTGGCGACGGATCAAAGAAGATTAAGGGGTGCTGGGATTCCATCCACGTGGTGGAAGTTCAG gAGAAATCCAGCGGCCGCACTGCCCACTACAAGCTGACCTCCACAGTCATGCTGTGGCTGCAGACGAACAAAACCGGCTCTGGCACAATGAACCTCGGGGGCAGCCTCACCAGACAG atGGAGAAAGACGAGACTGTGAGCGACTCCTCGCCCCACATAGCCAACATCGGCCGTTTGGTAGAG GACATGGAGAACAAAATCAGAAGTACGTTGAACGAGATCTATTTTGGAAAAACGAAGGACATCGTCAATGGGCTGAG gtCTGTGCAGACTTTTGCAGACAAATCAAAGCAAGAAGCGCTGAAGAACGACCTGGTGGAGGCTTTGAAGAGGAAGCAGCAAAGTTAA
- the CAPZB gene encoding F-actin-capping protein subunit beta isoform X1, whose product MSDQQLDCALDLMRRLPPQQIEKNLSDLIDLVPSLCEDLLSSVDQPLKIARDKVVGKDYLLCDYNRDGDSYRSPWSNKYDPPLEDGAMPSARLRKLEMEANNAFDQYRDLYFEGGVSSVYLWDLDHGFAGVILIKKAGDGSKKIKGCWDSIHVVEVQEKSSGRTAHYKLTSTVMLWLQTNKTGSGTMNLGGSLTRQMEKDETVSDSSPHIANIGRLVEDMENKIRSTLNEIYFGKTKDIVNGLRSIDAIPDNQKYKQLQRELSQVLTQRQMYIQPDN is encoded by the exons aGTGACCAGCAGCTGGATTGTGCCTTGGATCTGATGAGGCGTCTGCCTCCCCAGCAGATTGAGAAGAACCTCAGCGATCTGATCGATTTG GTCCCGAGCCTCTGTGAAGATCTCCTGTCTTCAGTTGACCAGCCTTTGAAGATTGCCCGTGACAAGGTGGTGGGGAAGGACTACCTGCTGTGTGACTACAACAGAGATGGAGACTCGTACAG ATCACCCTGGAGCAACAAGTATGACCCCCCTCTGGAAGACGGTGCCATGCCATCTGCTCGCCTGCGCAAACTGGAGATGGAGGCAAACAATGCCTTTGACCAGTACAGAGACTT GTATTTTGAAGGAGGTGTTTCCTCCGTCTACCTCTGGGATCTGGATCACGGATTTGCAGGCGTGATTCTCATTAAGAAAGCTGGCGACGGATCAAAGAAGATTAAGGGGTGCTGGGATTCCATCCACGTGGTGGAAGTTCAG gAGAAATCCAGCGGCCGCACTGCCCACTACAAGCTGACCTCCACAGTCATGCTGTGGCTGCAGACGAACAAAACCGGCTCTGGCACAATGAACCTCGGGGGCAGCCTCACCAGACAG atGGAGAAAGACGAGACTGTGAGCGACTCCTCGCCCCACATAGCCAACATCGGCCGTTTGGTAGAG GACATGGAGAACAAAATCAGAAGTACGTTGAACGAGATCTATTTTGGAAAAACGAAGGACATCGTCAATGGGCTGAG ATCTATTGATGCTATTCCTGACAACCAAAAGTATAAGCAGTTGCAGAGGGAGCTCTCCCAGGTGTTGACCCAGCGCCAGATGTACATTCAGCCGGATAACTAA